The sequence AAGCAAACGACCAATAAGAGTGCTTTTGCCATCATCCACTGAGCCAGCGGTGGTGAAGCGAAGAAGGGAGGATTCAGTGGGGTTGACGAGAACGTCCATGAGTCAAAGGAAAATCAAAAGTTGTTAGGTTGGGTTCTCAACAAGGATCAGAAGTAACCTTCCTTCTTGCGATCTTCCATGGCGGTTTCGGAGCGCTTGTCATCTGCGCGAGTACCACGCTCTGTTTGGCGTGCAGCGGCCACTTCAGCGACGATATCATCGATCGTGCTCGCAGTGCTTTCCACGGCGCCTGTGCATGTGGCATCACCGACGGTGCGGAAGCGGATGATCATTTCCTTCACCCGTGGTTTTTCTTCGTCCAACAGAGGAATGAAACCAGTTTCTGTGTCCAAAAGCTGGCCGTGACGCTCGATGATCTTGCGCTTATGGCTGAAGTAAAGGCTCGGCAGAGGAATGTTTTCCTCACGAATGTACTGCCAGATGTCCATCTCAGTCCAGTTGCTCAGAGGGAACACACGGAAGTGCTCACCAAAGTGCTTACGGCCGTTGAAAATATTCCAAAGCTCGGGGCGCTGGTTCTTTGGATCCCATTGACCAAATTCATCGCGATGGCTGAAGAAGCGCTCTTTGGCCCGAGCCTTTTCCTCATCACGGCGACCACCACCCAAGCAAGCATCGAACTGGTGTTCTTCGATCGTGTCCAGGAGCGTGACCGTCTGCAGTTTGTTACGGCTCGCATTGTGGCCTTTCTCTTCCTGAACACGGCCCTCGTCAATGCTCTTTTGGACGCTTCCCACCACAAGATTGGCGCCGATCTCTTCCACAAACCAATCACGATAGGTCATGGCCTCAGGGAAGTTATGCCCCGTATCCACATGCAGGAGTGTAAAGGGTAACTTCGCAGGATAGAAGGCCTTACGGGCCAACCAAGCCATGACGATCGAGTCTTTGCCGCCCGAGAAAAGAAGAGCTGGCTTTTGGAACTGAGCCGCGGTTTCGCGAAGCACGTAAATGGCTTCACTTTCAAGAAACTGAAGATGAGTGATGGATGACATTCCGAAAGGTTGGGAAGAAAGCGAAGTTTTAGGATTTGTCTGTGACTAGCTTGGCGTGAAGTCCGCATTCATGCTTCTCGTCACCTTTAGCCGGGTCGTAATAAGTACGTTCGTTGGGGAGGTCGAACTCAGCCAGATAGGCGTCCATTTCAAGCGGGGTCCATTCTAAAATGGGATTCACCTTGAGGCATTGCAACTTAGCATCCCACATGACCGGTTGAAGAGTCGCCGCACGCTGTGGGTTCTGCTCTTTCCGAAGCGCCGTGATCCAAACCTTTGGAGCCAACTCACGCATTCCCCGTTCGAATGGCTCTAGCTTCATGATGCGGCTGAAGGATTCCACCCTCTCCACCTCATCAGGCATGGGGATTTGGCCGCCGTTGAGAGCTAACCAATGAGCCGAAGTCATCAACGGCAGATACGGTTTCAAATTCAGGCCCAATTTCTCGCGGCACTTCTCGGCGAAAACATAAGTCTCAGGAAGATTTGTCCCATGATCCACCCACAAGACAGCGATCTCTGGCT is a genomic window of Prosthecobacter debontii containing:
- the cysD gene encoding sulfate adenylyltransferase subunit CysD, with translation MSSITHLQFLESEAIYVLRETAAQFQKPALLFSGGKDSIVMAWLARKAFYPAKLPFTLLHVDTGHNFPEAMTYRDWFVEEIGANLVVGSVQKSIDEGRVQEEKGHNASRNKLQTVTLLDTIEEHQFDACLGGGRRDEEKARAKERFFSHRDEFGQWDPKNQRPELWNIFNGRKHFGEHFRVFPLSNWTEMDIWQYIREENIPLPSLYFSHKRKIIERHGQLLDTETGFIPLLDEEKPRVKEMIIRFRTVGDATCTGAVESTASTIDDIVAEVAAARQTERGTRADDKRSETAMEDRKKEGYF
- a CDS encoding phosphoadenosine phosphosulfate reductase domain-containing protein; this encodes MTPEELQAINQKLATATPLEIVRWAISQAPEAAIVTTNFRPYEAVILHLATQVQPEIAVLWVDHGTNLPETYVFAEKCREKLGLNLKPYLPLMTSAHWLALNGGQIPMPDEVERVESFSRIMKLEPFERGMRELAPKVWITALRKEQNPQRAATLQPVMWDAKLQCLKVNPILEWTPLEMDAYLAEFDLPNERTYYDPAKGDEKHECGLHAKLVTDKS